A single region of the Pan troglodytes isolate AG18354 chromosome 18, NHGRI_mPanTro3-v2.0_pri, whole genome shotgun sequence genome encodes:
- the CDH15 gene encoding cadherin-15 isoform X2, which produces MDAAFLLVLGLLAQSLFLSLGVPGWRRPTTLYPWRRAPALSRVRRAWVIPPISVSENHKRLPYPLVQIKSDKQQLGSVIYSIQGPGVDEEPRGVFSIDKFTGKVFLNAMLDREKTDRFRLRAFALDLGGSTLEDPTDLEIVVVDQNDNRPAFLQEAFTGRVLEGAVPGTYVTRAEATDADDPETDNAALRFSILQQGSPELFSIDELTGEIRTVQVGLDREVVAVYNLTLQVADMSGDGLTATASAIITLDDINDNAPEFTRDEFFMEATEAVSGVDVGRLEVEDRDLPGSPNWVARFTILEGDPDGQFTIRTDPKTNEGVLSIVKALDYESCEHYELKVSVQNEAPLQAAALRAERGQAKVRVHVQDTNEPPVFQENPLRTSLAEGAPPGTLVATFSARDPDTEQLQRLSYSKDYDPEDWLQVDAATGRIQTQRVLSPASPFLKGGWYRAIVLAQDDASQPRTATGTLSIEILEVNDHAPVLAPLPPGSLCSEPHQGPGLLLGATDEDLPPHGAPFHFQLSPRLPELGRNWSLSQVNVSHARLRPRHHVPEGLHRLSLLLRDSGQPPQQREQPLNVTVCRCGQDGVCLPGAAALLAGATGLSLGALVIVLASALLLLVLVLLVALRARFRKQSRGKGLLHGPQDDLRDNVLNYDEQGGGEEDQDAYDISQLRHPTALSLPLGPPPLRRDAPQGRLHPQPPRVLPTSPLDIADFINDGLEAADSDPSVPPYDTALIYDYEGDGSVAGTLSSILSSQGDEDQDYDYLRDWGPRFARLADMYGHP; this is translated from the exons AGCCTCTTTCTGTCTTTGGGGGTTCCTGGATGGAGGAGGCCCACCACCCTGTACCCCTGGCGCCGGGCGCCTGCCCTGAGCCGCGTGCGGAGGGCCTGGGTCATCCCCCCGATCAGCGTATCCGAGAACCACAAGCGTCTCCCCTACCCCCTGGTTCAG ATCAAGTCGGACAAGCAGCAGCTGGGCAGCGTCATCTACAGCATCCAGGGACCCGGCGTGGACGAGGAGCCCCGGGGCGTCTTCTCTATCGACAAGTTCACAGGGAAGGTCTTCCTCAATGCCATGCTGGACCGCGAGAAGACTGATCGCTTCAGG CTAAGAGCGTTTGCCCTGGACCTGGGAGGATCCACCCTGGAGGACCCCACGGACCTGGAGATTGTAGTTGTGGATCAGAATGACAACCGGCCAGCCTTCCTGCAGGAGGCGTTCACTGGCCGCGTGCTGGAGGGTGCAGTCCCAG GCACCTATGTGACCAGGGCAGAGGCCACAGATGCCGACGACCCCGAGACGGACAACGCAGCGCTGCGGTTCTCCATCCTGCAGCAGGGCAGCCCCGAGCTCTTCAGCATCGACGAGCTCACAGGAGAGATCCGCACAGTGCAAGTGGGGCTGGACCGCGAG GTGGTCGCGGTGTACAATCTGACCCTGCAGGTGGCGGACATGTCTGGAGACGGCCTCACAGCCACTGCCTCAGCCATCATCACCCTTGATGACATCAATGACAATGCCCCCGAGTTCACCAGGGATGAG TTCTTCATGGAGGCCACAGAGGCCGTCAGCGGAGTGGATGTGGGACGCCTGGAAGTGGAGGACAGGGACCTGCCAGGCTCCCCCAACTGGGTGGCCAGGTTCACCATCCTGGAAGGCGACCCCGATGGGCAGTTCACCATCCGCACGGACCCCAAGACCAACGAGGGTGTTCTGTCCATTGTGAAG GCCCTGGACTATGAGAGCTGTGAACACTACGAACTCAAAGTGTCAGTGCAGAATGAGGCCCCACTGCAGGCGGCTGCCCTCAGGGCTGAGCGGGGCCAGGCCAAGGTCCGCGTGCATGTGCAGGACACCAACGAGCCCCCCGTGTTCCAGGAGAACCCACTTCGGACCAGCCTAGCAGAGGGGGCACCCCCAGGCACTCTGGTGGCCACCTTCTCTGCCCGGGACCCTGACACAGAGCAGCTGCAGAGGCTCAG CTACTCCAAGGACTACGACCCGGAAGACTGGCTGCAAGTGGACGCAGCCACTGGCCGGATCCAGACCCAGCGCGTGCTCAGCCCGGCGTCCCCCTTCCTCAAGGGCGGCTGGTACAGAGCCATCGTCCTGGCCCAGGATGACG CCTCCCAGCCCCGCACCGCCACCGGCACCCTGTCCATCGAGATTCTGGAGGTGAACGACCATGCACCCGTGCTGGCCCCGCTGCCGCCGGGCAGCCTGTGCAGCGAGCCACACCAAGGCCCAGGCCTCCTCTTGGGCGCCACGGATGAGGACCTGCCCCCCCACGGGGCCCCCTTCCACTTCCAGCTGAGCCCCAGGCTCCCAGAGCTCGGCCGGAACTGGAGCCTCAGCCAGGTCAACG TGAGCCACGCGCGCCTGCGGCCGCGACACCACGTCCCCGAAGGCCTGCACCGCCTCAGCCTGCTGCTCCGGGACTCGGGGCAGCCGCCCCAGCAGCGCGAGCAGCCTCTGAACGTGACCGTGTGCCGCTGCGGCCAGGACGGCGTCTGCCTGCCGGGGGCCGCAGCGCTGCTGGCGGGGGCCACAGGCCTCAGCCTGGGCGCACTGGTCATCGTGCTGGCCAGCGCCCTCCTGCTGCTGG TACTGGTCCTGCTCGTGGCACTCCGGGCGCGGTTCCGGAAGCAGTCGCGGGGCAAGGGGCTGCTGCACGGCCCCCAGGACGACCTTCGAGACAATGTCCTCAACTACGATGAGCAGGGAGGCGGGGAGGAGGACCAG GACGCCTATGACATCAGCCAGCTGCGTCACCCGACAGCGCTGAGCCTGCCTCTGGGACCGCCGCCACTTCGCAGAGATGCCCCGCAGGGCCGCCTGCACCCCCAGCCACCCCGAGTGCTGCCCACCAGCCCCCTGGACATCGCCGACTTCATCAATGAT GGCTTGGAGGCTGCAGATAGTGACCCCAGTGTGCCGCCTTACGACACAGCCCTCATCTATGACTACGAGGGTGATGGCTCGGTGGCGGGGACCCTGAGCTCCATCCTGTCCAGCCAGGGCGATGAGGACCAGGACTACGACTACCTCAGAGACTGGGGGCCCCGCTTCGCCCGGCTGGCAGACATGTACGGGCACCCGTGA
- the CDH15 gene encoding cadherin-15 isoform X1, translating to MDAAFLLVLGLLAQSLFLSLGVPGWRRPTTLYPWRRAPALSRVRRAWVIPPISVSENHKRLPYPLVQIKSDKQQLGSVIYSIQGPGVDEEPRGVFSIDKFTGKVFLNAMLDREKTDRFRLRAFALDLGGSTLEDPTDLEIVVVDQNDNRPAFLQEAFTGRVLEGAVPGTYVTRAEATDADDPETDNAALRFSILQQGSPELFSIDELTGEIRTVQVGLDREVVAVYNLTLQVADMSGDGLTATASAIITLDDINDNAPEFTRDEFFMEATEAVSGVDVGRLEVEDRDLPGSPNWVARFTILEGDPDGQFTIRTDPKTNEGVLSIVKALDYESCEHYELKVSVQNEAPLQAAALRAERGQAKVRVHVQDTNEPPVFQENPLRTSLAEGAPPGTLVATFSARDPDTEQLQRLSYSKDYDPEDWLQVDAATGRIQTQRVLSPASPFLKGGWYRAIVLAQDDASQPRTATGTLSIEILEVNDHAPVLAPLPPGSLCSEPHQGPGLLLGATDEDLPPHGAPFHFQLSPRLPELGRNWSLSQVNVSHARLRPRHHVPEGLHRLSLLLRDSGQPPQQREQPLNVTVCRCGQDGVCLPGAAALLAGATGLSLGALVIVLASALLLLARPPEVAPCAWPQPASPHSPVLVLLVALRARFRKQSRGKGLLHGPQDDLRDNVLNYDEQGGGEEDQDAYDISQLRHPTALSLPLGPPPLRRDAPQGRLHPQPPRVLPTSPLDIADFINDGLEAADSDPSVPPYDTALIYDYEGDGSVAGTLSSILSSQGDEDQDYDYLRDWGPRFARLADMYGHP from the exons AGCCTCTTTCTGTCTTTGGGGGTTCCTGGATGGAGGAGGCCCACCACCCTGTACCCCTGGCGCCGGGCGCCTGCCCTGAGCCGCGTGCGGAGGGCCTGGGTCATCCCCCCGATCAGCGTATCCGAGAACCACAAGCGTCTCCCCTACCCCCTGGTTCAG ATCAAGTCGGACAAGCAGCAGCTGGGCAGCGTCATCTACAGCATCCAGGGACCCGGCGTGGACGAGGAGCCCCGGGGCGTCTTCTCTATCGACAAGTTCACAGGGAAGGTCTTCCTCAATGCCATGCTGGACCGCGAGAAGACTGATCGCTTCAGG CTAAGAGCGTTTGCCCTGGACCTGGGAGGATCCACCCTGGAGGACCCCACGGACCTGGAGATTGTAGTTGTGGATCAGAATGACAACCGGCCAGCCTTCCTGCAGGAGGCGTTCACTGGCCGCGTGCTGGAGGGTGCAGTCCCAG GCACCTATGTGACCAGGGCAGAGGCCACAGATGCCGACGACCCCGAGACGGACAACGCAGCGCTGCGGTTCTCCATCCTGCAGCAGGGCAGCCCCGAGCTCTTCAGCATCGACGAGCTCACAGGAGAGATCCGCACAGTGCAAGTGGGGCTGGACCGCGAG GTGGTCGCGGTGTACAATCTGACCCTGCAGGTGGCGGACATGTCTGGAGACGGCCTCACAGCCACTGCCTCAGCCATCATCACCCTTGATGACATCAATGACAATGCCCCCGAGTTCACCAGGGATGAG TTCTTCATGGAGGCCACAGAGGCCGTCAGCGGAGTGGATGTGGGACGCCTGGAAGTGGAGGACAGGGACCTGCCAGGCTCCCCCAACTGGGTGGCCAGGTTCACCATCCTGGAAGGCGACCCCGATGGGCAGTTCACCATCCGCACGGACCCCAAGACCAACGAGGGTGTTCTGTCCATTGTGAAG GCCCTGGACTATGAGAGCTGTGAACACTACGAACTCAAAGTGTCAGTGCAGAATGAGGCCCCACTGCAGGCGGCTGCCCTCAGGGCTGAGCGGGGCCAGGCCAAGGTCCGCGTGCATGTGCAGGACACCAACGAGCCCCCCGTGTTCCAGGAGAACCCACTTCGGACCAGCCTAGCAGAGGGGGCACCCCCAGGCACTCTGGTGGCCACCTTCTCTGCCCGGGACCCTGACACAGAGCAGCTGCAGAGGCTCAG CTACTCCAAGGACTACGACCCGGAAGACTGGCTGCAAGTGGACGCAGCCACTGGCCGGATCCAGACCCAGCGCGTGCTCAGCCCGGCGTCCCCCTTCCTCAAGGGCGGCTGGTACAGAGCCATCGTCCTGGCCCAGGATGACG CCTCCCAGCCCCGCACCGCCACCGGCACCCTGTCCATCGAGATTCTGGAGGTGAACGACCATGCACCCGTGCTGGCCCCGCTGCCGCCGGGCAGCCTGTGCAGCGAGCCACACCAAGGCCCAGGCCTCCTCTTGGGCGCCACGGATGAGGACCTGCCCCCCCACGGGGCCCCCTTCCACTTCCAGCTGAGCCCCAGGCTCCCAGAGCTCGGCCGGAACTGGAGCCTCAGCCAGGTCAACG TGAGCCACGCGCGCCTGCGGCCGCGACACCACGTCCCCGAAGGCCTGCACCGCCTCAGCCTGCTGCTCCGGGACTCGGGGCAGCCGCCCCAGCAGCGCGAGCAGCCTCTGAACGTGACCGTGTGCCGCTGCGGCCAGGACGGCGTCTGCCTGCCGGGGGCCGCAGCGCTGCTGGCGGGGGCCACAGGCCTCAGCCTGGGCGCACTGGTCATCGTGCTGGCCAGCGCCCTCCTGCTGCTGG CCCGGCCCCCTGAAGTCGCgccctgtgcctggccccagcctgcGTCCCCTCATTCCCCAGTACTGGTCCTGCTCGTGGCACTCCGGGCGCGGTTCCGGAAGCAGTCGCGGGGCAAGGGGCTGCTGCACGGCCCCCAGGACGACCTTCGAGACAATGTCCTCAACTACGATGAGCAGGGAGGCGGGGAGGAGGACCAG GACGCCTATGACATCAGCCAGCTGCGTCACCCGACAGCGCTGAGCCTGCCTCTGGGACCGCCGCCACTTCGCAGAGATGCCCCGCAGGGCCGCCTGCACCCCCAGCCACCCCGAGTGCTGCCCACCAGCCCCCTGGACATCGCCGACTTCATCAATGAT GGCTTGGAGGCTGCAGATAGTGACCCCAGTGTGCCGCCTTACGACACAGCCCTCATCTATGACTACGAGGGTGATGGCTCGGTGGCGGGGACCCTGAGCTCCATCCTGTCCAGCCAGGGCGATGAGGACCAGGACTACGACTACCTCAGAGACTGGGGGCCCCGCTTCGCCCGGCTGGCAGACATGTACGGGCACCCGTGA